One segment of Bacillus alkalisoli DNA contains the following:
- the zapA gene encoding cell division protein ZapA, translating into MSDQKTRTTVDIYGQQYSIVGTESISHMRLVASIVDEKMRDIKGKNANLDINKLAVLTAVNVVHDYIKIKDAYEELEKELRKRD; encoded by the coding sequence TTGTCAGATCAAAAAACGCGTACTACTGTCGACATTTATGGCCAACAATATTCTATTGTTGGAACAGAGAGCATCAGTCATATGAGACTAGTTGCATCCATTGTCGATGAAAAGATGAGAGATATTAAAGGGAAGAACGCAAATCTAGATATAAATAAATTAGCTGTTTTAACAGCAGTAAATGTTGTCCATGATTATATTAAGATTAAAGACGCATATGAAGAACTAGAAAAAGAACTTAGAAAAAGGGATTGA
- a CDS encoding CvpA family protein, which translates to MIDIIIIFFLILGLIIGIKRGFIMQVIHLSGFIAAFIVAYKFYEELAPKLVLWVPMPSFGNPDTAMFFEATSLDVAYYRAVAFAILFFGTRIALQVVGSMLDFLTHLPILKQINGWAGAMLGLVEVYLLVFILLYVGALVPVEAVQVSINDSSMARGIVENTPVFAEKLKELWLG; encoded by the coding sequence ATGATCGACATAATTATTATATTCTTCCTAATACTAGGGTTAATAATCGGTATTAAACGTGGATTTATTATGCAGGTTATACACCTTTCTGGATTTATTGCTGCATTTATTGTCGCCTATAAATTTTATGAGGAGCTAGCACCTAAATTAGTATTATGGGTTCCAATGCCGAGCTTCGGTAATCCTGATACAGCTATGTTTTTCGAGGCTACTAGTTTAGATGTCGCCTATTATCGTGCGGTTGCTTTTGCTATTCTTTTCTTTGGAACGAGAATTGCACTGCAAGTAGTAGGATCTATGCTTGACTTCTTAACACACTTACCGATATTAAAGCAAATAAATGGTTGGGCAGGCGCTATGCTAGGACTAGTAGAAGTATACTTATTAGTCTTCATCTTATTATACGTCGGTGCACTAGTACCAGTTGAAGCGGTTCAAGTTTCTATCAATGACTCTTCCATGGCAAGAGGAATCGTTGAAAACACCCCCGTCTTCGCAGAAAAACTAAAAGAATTATGGCTAGGATAA
- the polX gene encoding DNA polymerase/3'-5' exonuclease PolX yields MNKKQVVKHLETIATYMELKGDNTFKISAFRKAALALENDDRSLAQIEDLTKLSGIGKGTAAVIQELIETGKSSVLEELQKKVPEGLIPLLKLQGLGGKKIAKLYQELNVIDIHTLKEACEQEKVQALAGFGKKTEEKILAAIEEVGKRPDRLPIAFMTTIAVDVEKQVEKMEAIEQFSRAGSLRRYRETIKDLDYIIATTDPDKVREQLIGIERVKEIIANGDTKVSIVLQYDYDVSIDFRLVEPKSYATTLHHFTGSKDHNVRLRQLAKDRGEKISEYGVENVETNEVTHFESEEAFFQHFGLPWIPPEIREDGTEVDFALKHGDIPLIKLDDIQGDLHMHTTWSDGAYTLEEMVDSCRAKGYKYMAITDHSQYLKVANGLTAERLRLQKAAIKKLNEKYEDITILAGVEMDILPDGQLDYDDELLEEMDIVIASIHSSFSQNKEKIMSRLKIALENYHVDIIAHPTGRLIGRREGYDVDVEMLIQLAKETNTALELNANPHRLDLASYYVKLAQENGVNLVINTDAHSIDMLEHMEIGVAAARKAWLRRENVINAWDFEKLEQFLKRHHT; encoded by the coding sequence ATGAACAAAAAACAAGTCGTAAAACACTTAGAAACGATCGCTACATACATGGAACTAAAAGGTGACAACACCTTCAAAATATCCGCATTCCGAAAAGCGGCACTAGCATTAGAAAACGACGATCGAAGTCTAGCTCAAATAGAAGACTTAACCAAATTATCAGGCATTGGAAAAGGAACAGCAGCAGTCATTCAAGAACTAATAGAAACAGGTAAATCTTCTGTATTAGAAGAATTACAAAAAAAAGTTCCAGAAGGACTTATTCCCCTCCTTAAACTGCAAGGTCTAGGCGGCAAAAAAATAGCGAAACTTTATCAAGAGTTAAACGTAATAGATATACATACATTAAAAGAAGCATGTGAACAAGAAAAAGTACAAGCATTAGCTGGATTTGGAAAAAAGACAGAAGAAAAAATACTAGCAGCTATTGAAGAAGTAGGAAAAAGACCAGACCGACTTCCTATCGCGTTTATGACAACCATTGCAGTAGACGTAGAAAAGCAAGTAGAGAAAATGGAGGCGATTGAGCAATTTTCAAGAGCTGGAAGTCTTCGCAGATACCGAGAAACGATAAAAGATTTAGACTATATTATTGCTACAACCGATCCAGATAAAGTTAGAGAACAGCTTATCGGAATTGAAAGAGTAAAAGAAATCATTGCAAACGGAGACACGAAAGTATCCATTGTTCTCCAATATGATTATGACGTTTCTATCGATTTTCGCTTAGTAGAACCAAAAAGCTACGCGACGACTTTACACCACTTCACTGGATCAAAAGACCATAATGTCCGATTGAGACAACTAGCAAAAGACCGTGGAGAAAAAATAAGTGAGTATGGTGTCGAAAATGTTGAAACAAACGAAGTAACACACTTCGAATCGGAAGAAGCATTTTTCCAACACTTTGGTTTACCATGGATTCCGCCAGAGATTAGAGAAGATGGAACAGAAGTGGATTTTGCATTAAAGCATGGCGACATACCATTAATTAAACTAGACGACATTCAAGGCGATTTACATATGCATACAACATGGAGTGACGGAGCCTATACACTAGAGGAAATGGTAGATTCTTGTCGTGCAAAAGGCTACAAATATATGGCCATTACAGATCACTCGCAATATTTAAAAGTAGCAAATGGACTAACAGCAGAAAGATTACGTCTTCAAAAAGCAGCAATTAAAAAATTAAATGAAAAATATGAGGACATTACCATACTGGCCGGTGTAGAAATGGACATTTTACCAGATGGTCAATTAGATTATGATGACGAATTGCTAGAGGAAATGGATATTGTTATTGCATCAATCCATTCAAGTTTTTCACAAAATAAAGAAAAGATAATGAGCCGACTAAAAATAGCATTAGAAAATTATCATGTCGACATCATTGCTCATCCAACTGGTCGATTAATAGGAAGAAGAGAAGGATACGACGTAGATGTAGAAATGTTAATACAACTTGCCAAAGAAACGAATACAGCGTTAGAGTTGAATGCGAATCCGCATCGTTTAGACTTAGCAAGTTACTACGTGAAGCTTGCACAAGAAAATGGCGTAAACCTCGTCATTAATACAGATGCACATAGTATCGACATGTTAGAACATATGGAAATAGGTGTCGCAGCTGCAAGAAAAGCATGGTTACGTAGGGAAAATGTAATAAACGCTTGGGATTTTGAAAAGCTTGAACAGTTTTTAAAACGACACCATACGTGA
- a CDS encoding endonuclease MutS2 — MQPRTLKVLEFEKIKETLKSFAASSLGKEKAEQLKPSTNVEEVKNNQLQTDEAATILRLKGEVPLGGISDVRPHIKRAEIGGVLNTQELNEIAGTIYATRQLKKFLESLQAAEIAVPFLEQLIEEMVAIPELEREIKNSIDEYGEVLDGASDKLRGIRQQLRSTESRIREKLDSLTRSANAQKMLSDAIVTIRNDRFVIPVKQEYRGAYGGIVHDQSASGATLFIEPQQVLELNNTLQEAKVKEKMEIERILRELSIQVAEHAQELRDNVYSLAEIDFMFTKAKYGKSIKGSMPKINEERYMRLIQARHPLIPVDEVVPNDIVLGNDYTSIVITGPNTGGKTVTLKTIGLVTLMAQSGLQIPAQDGSEIGVFHAVYADIGDEQSIEQSLSTFSSHMVNIVDILQKVDHECLVLFDELGAGTDPQEGAALAISILDEVYSVGATVVATTHYPELKAYGYNRPGVVNASVEFDIETLSPTYRLLIGVPGRSNAFEISKRLGLKDNVIQHAKTFVSDESNKVENMIASLEDSQKRAEKEWKEAEQIRKDAAKLHEELQKQIVEYNEKRDKLYEKAASKAEDLVEEAKKEAEGIIRDLRRMRLEQHANVKEHELIDAKKRLEGAIPNIPASQTKKKNETKQNQKLEPGDEVKVLTVNSTGHLIERVNAKEWQVQIGILKMKVKEKDMEYVSRPKPIEKKPLATVRGKDYHVNLELDLRGERFEDALMRVEKYIDDALLAGYPRVSIIHGKGTGALRTGVQNYLKNHRSVKNFKYGEASEGGLGVTIVELK, encoded by the coding sequence GTGCAACCTAGAACATTAAAAGTATTAGAGTTTGAAAAGATAAAAGAAACGTTAAAATCATTCGCGGCCTCTTCTCTTGGAAAAGAAAAAGCAGAGCAGCTTAAACCCTCTACAAATGTAGAAGAAGTAAAAAATAATCAACTACAAACGGATGAAGCAGCTACAATATTACGTTTAAAAGGGGAAGTTCCACTAGGTGGAATTTCAGATGTTAGACCACATATAAAGCGAGCAGAAATCGGAGGAGTATTAAATACACAAGAATTAAACGAAATTGCAGGAACGATTTATGCAACGCGTCAGTTAAAAAAGTTTCTTGAATCATTACAAGCTGCGGAAATTGCTGTGCCATTTTTAGAGCAACTTATTGAAGAGATGGTCGCTATTCCAGAACTAGAGCGAGAAATTAAAAACAGTATAGACGAGTATGGAGAAGTACTAGATGGAGCGAGTGATAAATTACGTGGTATTCGTCAACAATTACGTTCGACTGAATCCCGTATTCGTGAAAAACTAGACAGTTTAACACGTTCTGCTAATGCACAAAAAATGTTATCTGATGCCATCGTTACGATTCGTAATGATCGTTTCGTTATTCCTGTAAAGCAAGAGTATCGCGGTGCTTACGGGGGAATTGTTCACGATCAATCAGCTTCCGGTGCGACTCTTTTCATTGAGCCACAGCAAGTGTTAGAACTAAACAACACGCTTCAAGAAGCAAAAGTGAAAGAAAAGATGGAGATAGAGAGGATCTTACGCGAGCTTTCTATACAAGTAGCAGAACATGCACAAGAACTACGAGATAATGTTTATTCACTTGCTGAAATTGACTTTATGTTTACGAAAGCCAAATATGGAAAATCCATTAAAGGCTCCATGCCAAAAATAAATGAAGAGCGCTATATGCGATTAATACAAGCTAGACACCCACTAATTCCAGTAGATGAAGTTGTGCCAAATGATATTGTACTTGGTAACGATTATACTTCTATCGTTATTACTGGCCCAAACACTGGTGGTAAAACGGTAACGTTAAAAACAATTGGATTAGTTACGTTAATGGCTCAATCAGGTTTACAAATTCCAGCCCAAGACGGTTCCGAAATTGGTGTGTTTCATGCTGTATACGCAGATATCGGTGATGAGCAATCCATTGAACAAAGCTTAAGTACGTTCTCCTCACACATGGTAAACATCGTAGATATATTACAAAAAGTAGACCATGAATGTTTAGTATTGTTTGATGAACTTGGAGCAGGAACTGACCCTCAAGAAGGAGCAGCACTTGCTATATCTATTCTGGATGAAGTGTATAGTGTAGGGGCAACTGTTGTCGCAACTACACACTATCCAGAGCTAAAAGCATATGGATATAATCGTCCTGGTGTCGTGAATGCTAGTGTGGAATTTGACATCGAGACGTTAAGCCCAACATATAGGCTATTAATCGGTGTCCCAGGTCGTAGTAACGCATTCGAAATATCCAAAAGACTAGGCTTAAAAGACAATGTAATACAACACGCAAAGACGTTTGTAAGTGATGAAAGTAATAAAGTGGAAAACATGATTGCTTCACTCGAGGATAGTCAAAAGCGAGCAGAAAAAGAGTGGAAAGAAGCAGAACAAATTCGTAAAGATGCTGCAAAGCTACACGAAGAACTCCAAAAGCAAATAGTTGAATATAACGAAAAACGAGACAAACTTTATGAAAAAGCTGCTAGTAAAGCAGAAGATTTGGTAGAAGAGGCAAAAAAAGAAGCAGAAGGTATTATTCGAGACCTGCGAAGAATGCGACTAGAACAACATGCTAACGTAAAAGAACATGAATTAATTGACGCGAAAAAACGTCTTGAAGGTGCCATACCAAACATTCCTGCATCCCAAACGAAGAAAAAGAATGAGACAAAACAAAATCAAAAACTTGAGCCAGGTGATGAAGTAAAAGTGTTAACTGTAAATTCAACTGGTCACTTAATAGAGCGCGTGAATGCAAAAGAATGGCAAGTTCAAATTGGTATTTTAAAAATGAAAGTGAAAGAAAAGGACATGGAATATGTAAGTAGGCCGAAACCTATCGAGAAAAAACCACTTGCAACGGTTAGAGGTAAAGACTATCACGTAAATTTAGAATTAGATTTACGAGGTGAAAGATTTGAAGATGCGCTTATGAGGGTAGAAAAATATATAGACGATGCTCTACTTGCTGGTTATCCTCGTGTGTCAATTATCCATGGTAAAGGTACAGGGGCATTACGCACTGGGGTACAAAACTATCTGAAAAACCATCGGTCTGTCAAAAACTTCAAATATGGAGAGGCTTCAGAAGGTGGACTAGGTGTTACAATCGTTGAATTAAAGTAA
- a CDS encoding DUF350 domain-containing protein has protein sequence MQGFWENEAIRTAANFSVVVLCSIVFLAIFELVTKYKNWEEIKNGNLAVAMATGGKLLGIANIFRFSISDHDTLVTMIGWGALGFLLLLSAYFIFEFFTPKFNVDEELKNDNRAVGFISFIISFGLSFVIGASIG, from the coding sequence ATGCAAGGCTTTTGGGAGAATGAAGCGATCCGAACAGCAGCCAATTTTAGCGTAGTCGTATTATGTAGCATCGTATTTTTAGCAATTTTTGAGCTAGTAACAAAATATAAAAATTGGGAAGAAATAAAAAACGGTAACTTGGCAGTAGCAATGGCGACAGGTGGTAAGTTATTAGGGATAGCCAATATCTTCAGGTTCTCTATAAGTGATCATGATACGCTAGTTACAATGATTGGTTGGGGAGCCTTAGGGTTTCTTTTACTGCTATCTGCATACTTTATCTTTGAATTTTTTACACCTAAATTTAACGTGGACGAAGAGTTGAAAAATGATAATAGAGCAGTTGGTTTTATATCGTTCATCATTTCATTCGGATTATCATTCGTCATAGGTGCAAGCATTGGGTAA
- a CDS encoding DUF1538 domain-containing protein: MEEIKESILEVVFAVLPITVLIIILQFTLIWLPMDEFLKFIAGTIMVSLGLIFFLIGVNIGLLPVGELIGATLPKTKKLWLIILFGFILGFVVTVAEPDVRVLSSQVDQVSNGEISSNVLIYSVALGVGFFVGISMLNSFLNIPIKFLLVGSYSLVFLLAFFIPREFIPISFDAGGVTTGPMTVPFILALGIGVASVLSRKKSSTDGFGIVALASIGPIIAVMILGVLFQ, encoded by the coding sequence ATGGAAGAAATAAAAGAGTCAATATTAGAAGTAGTGTTTGCCGTATTGCCTATTACTGTCCTCATTATTATTTTACAGTTTACATTAATCTGGCTTCCGATGGATGAGTTTCTCAAATTTATAGCAGGGACGATTATGGTTTCCTTAGGGCTTATTTTTTTTCTAATTGGAGTAAATATTGGTCTTTTGCCCGTAGGAGAATTGATTGGAGCAACTTTGCCTAAGACTAAGAAGTTATGGCTAATTATATTATTCGGATTCATATTAGGATTTGTTGTAACGGTGGCAGAACCAGACGTAAGAGTACTTTCTTCCCAAGTGGACCAAGTTTCAAATGGTGAAATATCCTCTAATGTACTAATATATTCTGTTGCACTAGGAGTAGGGTTCTTTGTTGGAATCTCTATGCTTAATTCTTTCTTAAATATCCCTATTAAATTTTTATTAGTTGGAAGCTATAGCCTTGTTTTTTTACTAGCTTTTTTTATTCCGAGAGAATTTATACCTATCTCATTTGATGCAGGGGGAGTAACCACCGGTCCAATGACAGTACCATTTATACTCGCACTAGGTATTGGAGTTGCCTCTGTTTTAAGTAGAAAAAAATCATCCACTGACGGATTCGGTATTGTTGCTTTAGCGTCTATTGGTCCTATTATAGCTGTGATGATATTAGGGGTGTTATTTCAATGA
- a CDS encoding DUF1538 domain-containing protein: MMVVFEGFSHVLLEVTFALVPLIIFFLFFQLVYLKLPMKKLMNIGVGIIFTYIGLALFLQGVHVGFLPIGEMMGEKLGSLSNKWILLPVGFALGFVATFAEPAVRILNKEVEKVSGGYIPQKVLLYTLSIGVGVSIALSMWRIIAGIPLLYFVIPGYLIALVMVFFSTNTFTSVAFDSGGVATGPMTVTFILALAVGVASVTEGRDPLMDGFGLIALVALAPIISVMTLGLLYGRKEKGKKREAKSNA, from the coding sequence ATGATGGTAGTGTTTGAAGGATTCTCTCACGTTTTGTTAGAAGTAACTTTTGCTCTAGTACCACTAATTATTTTCTTCTTGTTTTTTCAACTAGTTTATTTAAAACTACCTATGAAAAAATTAATGAATATTGGTGTAGGAATAATCTTTACGTATATTGGATTAGCATTATTTTTGCAAGGTGTTCATGTCGGATTTCTCCCAATTGGTGAAATGATGGGAGAAAAACTAGGTTCTCTATCTAATAAATGGATTCTTTTACCTGTTGGTTTTGCCTTAGGATTTGTCGCTACTTTTGCAGAGCCGGCAGTAAGAATTTTAAATAAAGAAGTAGAAAAAGTATCTGGTGGATATATACCACAAAAAGTCCTACTTTATACGTTATCAATTGGAGTTGGGGTTTCTATTGCATTATCAATGTGGAGAATAATTGCAGGTATCCCACTATTATATTTTGTTATTCCTGGTTATTTAATTGCACTTGTTATGGTGTTTTTCTCCACGAATACATTTACTTCTGTTGCTTTTGATTCAGGTGGAGTAGCAACTGGTCCTATGACTGTAACATTTATTTTAGCACTAGCAGTTGGTGTTGCTTCTGTAACGGAAGGAAGAGATCCACTTATGGATGGATTTGGTTTAATCGCTTTAGTAGCCTTGGCGCCAATCATTTCTGTTATGACACTTGGATTACTTTATGGCAGAAAGGAGAAGGGGAAGAAACGTGAAGCTAAATCTAATGCATAA
- a CDS encoding P-II family nitrogen regulator — protein MKLNLMHKLIVTIVKKGNAKVVINASKKAGAEGGTVLYGRGFGINEKDKFFGIIPLTHAKEIVLTMVPTKDYINVLKAIENEAELKIVGKGMSFAINLQSILGACHLDEVEELKGSEESGDSMNKQDYDLIITIVNKGDSENVVEASKRVGAEGGTILTGRGTGIHEQAKLFNIQIEPEKEIVLTLIKKEICKNVLQAITEEVKLNEPGRGIAFVLDVERVVGINHLLKNSEMDQ, from the coding sequence GTGAAGCTAAATCTAATGCATAAACTCATAGTTACTATTGTTAAGAAAGGGAACGCCAAAGTAGTCATTAATGCATCTAAAAAAGCAGGTGCAGAAGGTGGAACTGTTCTTTACGGTAGAGGATTTGGTATAAATGAAAAAGATAAATTTTTCGGGATCATTCCATTAACACATGCGAAAGAAATTGTCCTAACAATGGTACCGACAAAAGACTATATCAATGTATTAAAAGCAATAGAAAATGAAGCAGAATTAAAAATAGTAGGTAAGGGAATGAGCTTTGCTATTAATCTGCAAAGCATATTAGGAGCTTGTCACTTAGACGAAGTAGAAGAGTTAAAAGGATCAGAGGAAAGTGGTGATTCGATGAATAAACAAGATTATGACTTAATTATAACAATTGTGAATAAAGGTGATTCAGAAAATGTCGTGGAAGCTTCTAAACGTGTAGGTGCAGAAGGTGGCACAATATTAACTGGAAGAGGTACTGGTATTCACGAACAAGCAAAACTATTTAATATACAAATAGAGCCTGAGAAAGAGATTGTCTTAACTTTAATTAAAAAAGAAATCTGTAAGAACGTACTACAAGCTATCACAGAAGAAGTGAAACTAAACGAGCCAGGACGAGGAATTGCTTTCGTGTTAGATGTAGAAAGAGTCGTTGGTATTAATCATTTATTAAAAAACAGTGAAATGGATCAATAA
- a CDS encoding long-chain-fatty-acid--CoA ligase translates to MEATNKPWLAHYPNEIPQEIDFDEKTLQSYLKDAAIEHPEKTSIQFMGKKLTYQQLYEQSLKFANYLQDLGITKGDRVAIMLPNCPQAVISYYGALFAGAIVVQTNPLYTEREIEYQLNDSGSTVIITLDILYPRVSKVKALTKLKDIIITGIKDYLPFPKNLVYPFIQKKQYGIVVKVEHSGENHLFTEIMKSSTAQEVDVQVDPKEDLALLQYTGGTTGFPKGVMLTHYNLVSNTIMCSKWMYRCKRGEEKVIGILPFFHVYGMTTVMNLSIMNAFEMVLLPKFDPETTLKTIQKEKPTLFPGAPTIYIALLNHPDIKKYDLSSIDSCISGSAPLPVEVQEKFEEVTGGKLVEGYGLTEASPVTHANFLWEERVSGSVGLPWPNTESIVLSMEKGEQAEVGEIGEIAVRGPQVMKGYWNRPEETDAVLKDGWLLTGDLGYMDERGYFYVVDRKKDMIIAGGFNIYPREIEEVLYEHEAVLEVVAAGVPDPYRGETVKAYIVKKEGATVTEEELDKFARKHLAAYKVPRIYEFRDELPKTAVGKILRRSLVEEEKEKIAK, encoded by the coding sequence GTGGAAGCTACAAATAAGCCTTGGTTGGCGCACTATCCTAACGAAATACCTCAAGAGATTGACTTCGACGAAAAAACTCTACAGTCTTATTTGAAAGATGCCGCAATAGAACATCCAGAAAAAACATCAATACAGTTTATGGGCAAGAAATTAACGTATCAACAATTGTACGAACAATCATTAAAGTTTGCTAACTACTTACAGGACCTAGGAATAACAAAGGGAGATAGGGTAGCTATAATGTTACCAAACTGTCCGCAAGCTGTGATTAGTTACTATGGTGCTCTTTTTGCTGGTGCGATTGTAGTCCAAACGAATCCGTTATATACGGAACGTGAAATTGAATATCAGTTAAATGATTCTGGATCAACAGTAATTATCACGCTTGATATTTTGTATCCAAGAGTATCTAAAGTGAAAGCGTTAACAAAGTTAAAAGATATTATTATAACTGGAATAAAAGATTACTTACCATTCCCTAAAAACTTAGTTTATCCGTTTATTCAAAAGAAGCAATATGGAATAGTGGTAAAAGTGGAACATAGCGGAGAAAATCATTTGTTTACGGAAATTATGAAAAGTAGCACAGCGCAAGAAGTGGATGTACAGGTTGATCCTAAAGAAGACTTAGCCTTATTGCAATATACGGGAGGCACAACTGGTTTTCCGAAAGGTGTTATGCTCACCCATTATAACTTAGTGTCGAACACCATTATGTGTTCAAAATGGATGTATCGTTGTAAACGTGGCGAGGAAAAAGTAATTGGTATTTTACCATTTTTCCATGTGTATGGCATGACAACCGTAATGAACTTATCCATTATGAATGCATTCGAGATGGTATTGTTACCTAAATTTGATCCTGAAACAACTTTAAAAACGATTCAAAAAGAAAAGCCAACATTATTCCCAGGTGCACCGACGATTTATATTGCCCTACTCAACCATCCAGATATTAAAAAATATGATTTATCTTCTATTGATTCGTGTATAAGTGGGTCTGCTCCTTTACCTGTAGAAGTGCAAGAAAAGTTTGAGGAAGTGACAGGTGGTAAACTAGTTGAAGGTTACGGTTTAACAGAAGCATCTCCAGTCACACATGCAAATTTCTTATGGGAAGAAAGAGTTTCAGGTAGCGTTGGTTTACCTTGGCCAAATACAGAATCTATTGTACTATCCATGGAAAAGGGGGAGCAAGCTGAAGTTGGTGAAATCGGAGAAATTGCAGTACGCGGACCACAAGTAATGAAAGGTTATTGGAATCGACCAGAAGAGACGGATGCAGTTTTAAAAGATGGCTGGCTTTTAACAGGTGACTTAGGATATATGGATGAAAGAGGTTATTTTTACGTAGTTGACCGAAAGAAAGATATGATTATAGCAGGTGGATTCAATATTTATCCTCGTGAAATAGAAGAAGTTTTATATGAGCATGAAGCAGTTCTCGAAGTAGTAGCTGCAGGTGTACCAGATCCATACCGTGGAGAAACAGTAAAAGCGTATATAGTAAAAAAAGAAGGCGCTACTGTTACCGAAGAGGAACTTGACAAATTTGCTCGTAAACATTTAGCAGCATATAAAGTTCCTAGAATATACGAATTCAGAGACGAACTGCCAAAAACAGCGGTAGGAAAAATATTAAGGCGATCATTGGTAGAGGAAGAAAAAGAAAAAATAGCAAAATAA
- a CDS encoding TetR/AcrR family transcriptional regulator: MKQQKPKYKQIIDAAVIVIAENGYHQAQVSKIAKQAGVADGTIYLYFKNKEDILISLFNEKMGYFIEKIQEEIADKTSAKEKLLTLVEKHFSMIAADKHLAIVTQIELRQSNKELRMKINEVLKDYLVVVDTVLQDGINNGELRENLDVRLARQMIFGTMDETITTWVMNDQKYDLTKLVPKVHDMFIHGLCTSK, translated from the coding sequence GTGAAGCAGCAAAAACCTAAATATAAACAAATCATAGATGCTGCGGTAATTGTCATTGCAGAAAATGGCTATCATCAAGCACAAGTATCGAAAATAGCAAAACAAGCTGGAGTTGCAGACGGTACGATTTATTTGTATTTTAAAAATAAAGAAGATATATTAATATCCCTTTTTAATGAAAAAATGGGCTATTTTATCGAAAAGATTCAAGAAGAAATTGCAGATAAAACATCTGCAAAAGAGAAACTGTTAACTTTAGTAGAAAAACATTTCTCAATGATTGCCGCTGACAAACATTTAGCGATTGTAACGCAAATTGAGTTAAGACAATCCAATAAAGAACTGAGAATGAAAATAAACGAAGTGTTGAAAGACTATTTAGTCGTTGTAGATACTGTCTTACAAGATGGTATTAATAATGGTGAACTTCGTGAAAACTTAGATGTTCGCTTAGCACGCCAAATGATTTTTGGAACAATGGATGAAACCATTACTACATGGGTAATGAATGATCAAAAATATGATTTAACGAAACTTGTTCCAAAAGTACACGATATGTTCATACACGGTCTATGCACTTCTAAGTAA
- a CDS encoding enoyl-CoA hydratase, with protein MDYFQLREENHVAVITINRAPANALSSLVLKELTLLLDKVEKNDEVRTVLLHGEGRFFSAGADIKEFTTVKTGEEFSKLAKFGQDLFERMENFSKPIIAAIHGAALGGGLELAMGCHIRLVSKTAKLGLPELQLGLIPGFAGTQRLPRLIGSAKAFELLFTSEPITGEEAVQWGLANKAFDEEVLFEEALKMAKKIATKSPISLAAVIDLGRYAKDSSFYEGVEKEANYFGTVFTSEDGKEGIQAFLEKRAPVFKGK; from the coding sequence ATGGATTATTTTCAACTAAGAGAAGAGAACCACGTCGCAGTCATTACAATCAACCGTGCACCAGCTAATGCTTTATCCTCTTTAGTTTTGAAAGAGCTTACATTGCTGTTAGATAAAGTAGAAAAAAATGATGAAGTGCGAACTGTACTTCTGCACGGTGAAGGCAGATTCTTCTCTGCAGGAGCTGATATTAAGGAATTCACAACTGTGAAAACAGGTGAAGAATTCTCGAAGTTAGCGAAGTTTGGACAAGATTTATTCGAAAGAATGGAGAACTTCTCCAAACCAATCATTGCCGCTATTCACGGAGCAGCTCTTGGTGGTGGACTTGAGCTTGCGATGGGTTGTCATATTCGATTAGTTTCGAAAACGGCTAAACTAGGTTTGCCAGAGTTACAACTTGGACTAATCCCTGGATTTGCCGGTACTCAACGTTTACCAAGATTAATAGGTTCTGCGAAAGCTTTTGAATTATTATTTACTAGTGAACCAATCACGGGTGAAGAAGCAGTTCAATGGGGATTAGCGAACAAGGCGTTTGATGAAGAGGTGCTCTTTGAGGAAGCGTTAAAAATGGCGAAAAAAATCGCTACAAAAAGCCCAATCTCACTTGCAGCGGTTATTGACCTAGGACGATATGCAAAAGATTCTTCTTTTTACGAAGGGGTAGAAAAAGAAGCAAATTACTTTGGAACTGTTTTTACTTCGGAAGATGGAAAAGAAGGTATTCAAGCATTTTTAGAAAAAAGAGCTCCAGTGTTTAAAGGAAAATAA